From the genome of Castor canadensis chromosome 4, mCasCan1.hap1v2, whole genome shotgun sequence, one region includes:
- the Polr2d gene encoding DNA-directed RNA polymerase II subunit RPB4 codes for MAAGGIDPRAGDVEEDASQLIFPKEFETAETLLNSEVHMLLEHRKQQNESAEDEQELSEVFMKTLTYIARFSRFKNRETIASVRSLLLQKKLHKFELACLANLCPETAEESKALIPSLEGRFEDEELQQILDDIQTKRSFQY; via the exons ATGGCGGCGGGCGGCATTGATCCTCGGGCGGGCGACGTAGAGGAGGATGCCTCGCAGCTCATCTTTCCCAAAG AGTTTGAAACAGCAGAGACACTTCTGAATTCAGAAGTTCACATGCTTCTGGAGCATCGAAAGCAGCAGAATGAGAGTGCAGAGGACGAACAGGAACTCTCGGAGGTCTTCATGAAAACATTAACCTACATAGCCCGTTTCAGTCGTTTCAAAAACAGAGAGACCATTGCTAGTGTCCGTAG CTTGCTTCTTCAGAAGAAGCTACATAAGTTTGAGTTGGCTTGTTTGGCCAACCTTTGCCCAGAGACTGCTGAGGAGTCAAAGGCTCTGATCCCAAG CCTGGAGGGGCGGTTTGAAGATGAGGAGCTGCAGCAGATTCTTGATGATATCCAGACAAAGCGCAGCTTTCAGTATTAA